One window of the Xiphias gladius isolate SHS-SW01 ecotype Sanya breed wild chromosome 11, ASM1685928v1, whole genome shotgun sequence genome contains the following:
- the sertad2b gene encoding SERTA domain-containing protein 2b, producing the protein MFGKGAKRKLDEDEEGLEGKTLEVSVAGGGLGLGPEGLSKVSYTLQRQTIFNISLMKLYSQRPLGEPSLERRVLINNMLRRIQDELKQEGSLRPLLLPPSPPPDDPMDEGFREAPSFGVLSAAATAQVSQPSALLMPVIAPPPSPHPMVPPNCQACPSRVEACPAPLEACLTPASLLEDDGGDSTFCAPSPPTPPLSPPPAQSPPLCSALLSQASPRVPVPASSNDGFPSTLGDMELGPPTAITRTAAANTMTVTTSPAPTPLTRPSQLASLSPTAAGPPRDCRTMGAKPEAAGVLLAEARCAELRPMDTLPTLPPGGLVDISSCPSSPPSSASPSGFLSDLALDDVLFADIDTSMYDFDPCMTAGAVGVTAGGGLAKLSPVVTTDDLLKSLASPYSGSAPQVSANQPFKIDLTELDHIMEVLVGS; encoded by the coding sequence ATGTTCGGTAAAGGTGCGAAGCGGAAGCTGGACGAGGATGAAGAGGGGCTGGAAGGCAAAACGCTGGAGGTGTCAGTGGCAGGAGGGGGACTAGGCCTAGGTCCAGAGGGCCTGTCCAAGGTGTCCTACACCCTGCAGCGCCAGACTATCTTCAACATCTCCCTAATGAAGCTGTACAGCCAGCGGCCGCTTGGCGAGCCCAGCCTGGAGCGCCGTGTCCTCATCAACAACATGCTGCGACGCATCCAGGACGAACTCAAGCAGGAAGGCTCCCTCCGGCCGCTGCTCCTGCCACCGTCGCCGCCACCCGACGACCCCATGGACGAGGGCTTCCGTGAGGCACCCTCCTTTGGTGTtttgtcagcagcagcaacagcacagGTATCCCAGCCTTCTGCACTGTTGATGCCGGTGATTGCTCCACCGCCCTCACCCCACCCAATGGTGCCTCCCAACTGCCAGGCCTGCCCCAGCCGTGTGGAGGCCTGCCCTGCCCCTCTGGAAGCCTGCCTCACTCCAGCCTCTTTACTGGAGGATGATGGTGGAGACTCAACCTTTTGTGCTCCATCCCCACCCACTCCCCCTCTGTCGCCTCCCCCAGCACAGTCTCCCCCGTTATGTTCGGCACTTCTGAGCCAGGCATCCCCCAGGGTCCCTGTGCCTGCCTCGTCCAATGACGGTTTCCCCTCCACTCTGGGTGACATGGAGTTGGGTCCTCCCACAGCCATAACAAGGACAGCAGCAGCTAATACTATGACCGTGACTACCTCCCCAGCTCCCACGCCACTCACCCGGCCCTCCCAATTAGCATCCCTCTCCCCAACAGCCGCAGGCCCACCCAGAGACTGCAGGACCATGGGTGCTAAACCAGAGGCAGCTGGCGTCTTGCTAGCAGAAGCTCGCTGTGCCGAGCTCCGGCCGATGGACACTCTGCCCACACTACCCCCTGGTGGCTTAGTAGACATTTCCTCCTGtccttcctcccctccatccTCTGCCTCACCCTCGGGGTTTCTCTCAGACTTGGCGCTGGACGACGTCCTGTTCGCCGACATCGACACGTCCATGTATGACTTTGACCCCTGTATGACAGCAGGGGCTGTGGGCGTGACGGCAGGTGGTGGCCTCGCCAAACTGTCACCGGTGGTGACGACAGACGACCTCCTCAAATCGCTGGCATCTCCGTACAGCGGCTCCGCCCCCCAGGTTTCAGCCAATCAGC